Proteins encoded in a region of the Coleofasciculus chthonoplastes PCC 7420 genome:
- a CDS encoding tetratricopeptide repeat protein, translating into MLDQVINAFKQKDYRTAARLLKQLAKEDPNNPWVRLYIGRLHEATGKLDAAETAYRKLLKNTTHPKVMTQARQGLGRLEAMEQEKRRQALAQATADPENTQFGILVLEPIELEAKPTAAQTLAKIMQIDPYTARLQLPTRGWRLYRVGPIGELKFYASSLKQGSVPCFWAILAEIQSLNVFRVHYFSQVSSQEATVVCENDQGQLGSLPFQWSEVSQRVEGRLPIFEQVVDVDARGKLQRKTQTQDYAQFCDLHLLTRKTILRLCDRDYQFQQGIELFPQPKNHPTQGKSPSPLSQTTNRINWNNLRDFLNRQLSQTPVWSDFTNFAETALDYKEMLTRLPAHIDLFRRQESLWDSAFELYSGLVFLKNN; encoded by the coding sequence ATGCTTGACCAAGTTATTAATGCCTTTAAACAAAAAGACTACCGCACAGCGGCTCGGTTACTCAAACAATTAGCCAAGGAAGATCCTAATAACCCGTGGGTGCGACTCTATATCGGACGTTTACACGAAGCCACAGGTAAGCTAGACGCCGCAGAAACGGCTTACCGCAAGTTACTTAAAAATACAACGCATCCTAAAGTTATGACCCAAGCGCGTCAGGGATTGGGGCGTTTAGAAGCCATGGAACAAGAAAAACGCCGCCAAGCCTTAGCTCAAGCCACGGCTGACCCGGAAAATACTCAATTTGGTATTTTAGTCCTAGAACCCATTGAACTCGAAGCCAAACCCACAGCCGCCCAAACCTTGGCAAAGATTATGCAAATCGATCCCTATACCGCCCGCCTACAACTCCCGACGCGGGGATGGCGGTTGTATCGAGTTGGACCCATTGGCGAATTAAAATTTTATGCGTCATCCCTCAAGCAGGGTTCAGTTCCTTGTTTTTGGGCAATTTTGGCGGAGATTCAATCCCTCAATGTGTTTAGGGTTCATTATTTTTCCCAAGTTAGTTCTCAGGAAGCCACCGTTGTCTGCGAAAATGATCAAGGTCAACTAGGTTCTCTCCCCTTTCAGTGGTCAGAAGTGAGTCAACGGGTAGAGGGACGCTTACCTATTTTTGAACAAGTGGTGGATGTTGACGCTCGTGGTAAATTACAGCGTAAGACTCAAACCCAAGACTACGCCCAGTTTTGCGACTTGCATTTACTGACGAGAAAAACTATCCTGCGTTTATGCGATCGCGATTATCAATTTCAGCAGGGAATTGAGTTATTCCCCCAGCCAAAAAATCACCCAACTCAGGGAAAATCCCCGTCTCCCCTAAGCCAGACAACTAATCGAATCAACTGGAATAACCTGCGGGATTTTCTCAACCGCCAACTTTCTCAAACTCCAGTTTGGTCAGATTTCACCAATTTTGCTGAAACGGCTCTCGATTACAAAGAAATGCTGACTCGTTTACCCGCTCACATTGACTTGTTTCGACGTCAAGAAAGCCTATGGGATTCTGCTTTTGAACTATACAGTGGACTGGTTTTTCTGAAAAATAATTAG
- a CDS encoding RsmE family RNA methyltransferase, which yields MNHQQSTMNLQRLVISPTQRQNQQILLTESQQHYLVRVLRLTEGDRFIAMDGEGNWWLSELMANLTQATIIESIPIQTELPCAITLIAAMPKGSGFEDIISAATELGVTDIIPIKSDRTILNPSPRKLERWRRIAQEAAEQSERQIVPTIIDPLDFTSAIKQAIDSTTHCYICVARGNVPHLLNCLPKLEVIDPGDGQDKGDEGGFSTIRVTTNDNSETRPYIQNPVPDERSEGSKRSIIAIATGPEGGWTPQEIEQAIAAGFQPVSLGHRILRAVTAPLMALSLIAASLETPKR from the coding sequence ATGAACCATCAACAATCAACCATGAACCTGCAACGGTTAGTCATCTCACCCACGCAACGACAAAACCAACAGATTCTCCTCACCGAAAGCCAACAGCATTATCTGGTGCGAGTCTTGCGACTGACTGAAGGCGATCGCTTTATTGCCATGGATGGAGAGGGAAACTGGTGGTTGAGTGAGTTAATGGCGAACCTAACCCAAGCGACAATTATTGAATCGATCCCCATCCAAACCGAATTACCTTGTGCAATTACCCTAATCGCTGCGATGCCCAAGGGGAGTGGATTTGAGGATATTATCTCCGCTGCAACCGAACTCGGTGTAACCGATATCATACCAATTAAGAGCGATCGCACAATTCTCAATCCCAGTCCCCGTAAACTGGAACGCTGGCGACGTATCGCCCAAGAAGCCGCTGAACAATCGGAACGTCAGATTGTACCCACAATTATTGATCCCTTGGACTTTACCTCAGCGATTAAACAAGCTATCGACTCCACCACCCACTGCTATATTTGTGTCGCACGGGGTAACGTTCCTCATCTGTTAAATTGCTTACCTAAGTTAGAGGTTATTGATCCTGGAGATGGGCAAGATAAGGGAGATGAGGGCGGGTTTAGCACCATTAGGGTGACAACAAACGATAATAGTGAAACCCGCCCCTACATTCAAAACCCGGTTCCAGATGAACGCAGCGAAGGGTCAAAACGCTCTATTATCGCCATTGCAACAGGACCCGAAGGCGGCTGGACACCCCAAGAAATCGAACAAGCGATCGCGGCTGGATTTCAACCTGTTTCCCTCGGACATAGAATTTTACGCGCTGTTACCGCCCCGCTTATGGCTCTTTCGTTAATTGCTGCTAGTTTAGAAACACCAAAGCGATAA
- a CDS encoding DUF72 domain-containing protein produces the protein MNFLLGCAVWAYKGWIGEFYPPKSPAGELLHLYSQRLRTVEGNTTFYAIPSSETIAQWKSQMSPGFQFCPKLPRSLTHNGVLKPN, from the coding sequence ATGAATTTTTTACTGGGTTGTGCAGTTTGGGCGTATAAGGGTTGGATTGGTGAGTTTTATCCGCCGAAGAGTCCAGCAGGGGAATTGCTGCATCTGTATAGTCAACGGTTGAGAACCGTTGAAGGGAATACCACATTTTACGCGATTCCCAGTTCAGAAACGATCGCGCAGTGGAAATCCCAGATGTCACCGGGTTTTCAGTTTTGTCCTAAATTGCCGCGATCGCTCACTCATAATGGAGTCTTGAAACCCAATTAG
- a CDS encoding amylo-alpha-1,6-glucosidase, whose protein sequence is MSDTNTLNQKTGTDLNIVELNGRTFAPAEQVPIPEWQGTTKKRLQSTLTLKDNDLFLITDPLGNIAGCLDDKSDKSLGLFCQDTRFLSRLELQIEGLSPILLSSTAGQGFALSVLCANPYVKGRIQAETIGIQRDIVLQGGLFEDLKITNYSTQPVSFDLSLSFDADFADLFQIRGYVRQQVGTLMRRVIPPGDNALNPDVQSLVEATGELTLAYQGLDQVLMESRIQFYHRQPDEFRGYTAIWRLELNSHETQKFGYRLQPFVDNSPASVVKAPTTLKQAIAAEAMEESDWREGVTRIRTDNRALNQIIERAEQDIYLLGQTFGKGKILCAGIPWFSTLFGRDSLIAAYQTLILDPGIARQTLITLADYQGKVEDKWREEEPGKILHELRLGEMARCGELPHRPYYGTVDATPLWLMLYGDYYAWTYDQELLDRLWDNALAAMDWIDRRCQQTGYISYECKSKGGLRNQGWKDSGDCIVDTKGKLAEGAITLAEVQGYVYAAKMRLSQLARSKKQLDVANRWYEEAQDLKTRFNRDFWLPDRGYCALALDGKGKPVDSITSNPGHCLGVDILSKDKAHNVAERLQAPDMFSGWGIRTLSSLSPAYNPMGYHLGSVWHHDNGMIIAGLRSLGLVDQALEVAQGIIDMTTQQPYYRPPELFCGYERTPNSTPVRYPVACSPQAWATGTIFQLLQVMVNLVPDTPSNYLRIIHPTLPESVQYLSLQNLKIGQTVLDLEFERSSGATACRVMRKRGNLRVVIEA, encoded by the coding sequence ATGTCTGATACAAATACCCTCAACCAAAAAACTGGAACGGATCTGAATATCGTTGAACTCAACGGTAGAACCTTTGCGCCGGCTGAACAAGTGCCGATTCCAGAGTGGCAAGGCACCACAAAAAAACGACTGCAATCTACATTGACGCTCAAAGATAATGATCTATTTTTAATTACCGATCCCCTCGGCAATATTGCTGGATGTCTTGATGATAAATCTGACAAAAGCTTAGGCTTATTTTGTCAAGATACTCGATTTCTCAGTCGCCTAGAGTTACAAATTGAGGGACTCTCTCCGATTTTACTTAGCAGTACAGCCGGACAAGGTTTTGCCCTTTCGGTTCTCTGTGCGAATCCTTATGTTAAGGGGCGTATTCAGGCGGAAACGATCGGCATTCAACGCGACATTGTACTACAGGGTGGACTATTTGAAGACCTGAAGATTACCAACTACAGCACCCAACCCGTTAGCTTTGACCTAAGTTTAAGTTTTGATGCCGATTTTGCGGATTTATTCCAAATTCGCGGTTATGTGCGTCAGCAGGTGGGGACGCTAATGCGACGGGTTATACCTCCAGGGGACAATGCCTTAAACCCAGATGTGCAGTCTTTGGTTGAGGCAACGGGCGAACTCACCTTAGCCTATCAGGGATTGGATCAGGTGTTGATGGAGTCTCGAATTCAGTTTTATCACCGTCAGCCTGATGAATTTAGGGGATATACGGCAATTTGGCGGTTGGAATTGAATTCTCACGAAACCCAGAAATTTGGGTATCGCTTACAGCCCTTTGTTGACAATAGTCCAGCTTCTGTGGTGAAAGCGCCGACAACTCTAAAACAAGCGATCGCGGCGGAGGCGATGGAGGAGAGCGATTGGCGAGAGGGTGTGACTCGGATTCGCACGGATAATCGAGCCTTAAACCAGATTATTGAACGCGCTGAACAGGATATCTATCTTTTAGGTCAAACCTTTGGCAAGGGTAAGATTCTCTGTGCTGGGATTCCTTGGTTTTCTACGTTATTTGGACGGGATTCTTTGATTGCTGCATACCAAACGCTGATTCTCGATCCGGGGATTGCTCGCCAAACCTTGATTACCCTGGCTGATTATCAGGGTAAGGTTGAGGACAAGTGGCGGGAAGAAGAACCGGGTAAGATTCTGCACGAGTTGCGCCTGGGTGAAATGGCTCGTTGTGGCGAACTCCCCCACAGACCTTACTATGGTACGGTTGATGCTACGCCATTGTGGTTGATGCTCTATGGGGATTATTATGCTTGGACGTATGATCAGGAACTGTTGGATCGGTTGTGGGATAATGCTTTAGCGGCGATGGATTGGATTGATCGCCGTTGTCAGCAGACGGGCTATATTAGCTATGAATGCAAGTCCAAGGGGGGACTCCGGAATCAGGGATGGAAAGACTCAGGAGACTGTATCGTTGATACCAAAGGGAAGTTAGCGGAAGGGGCGATTACTCTGGCGGAAGTGCAAGGGTATGTTTATGCGGCGAAGATGCGCTTAAGCCAGCTTGCTCGTAGCAAAAAGCAGTTAGATGTGGCAAATCGTTGGTATGAGGAAGCCCAAGACTTGAAAACCCGCTTCAATCGCGACTTTTGGCTCCCCGATCGCGGTTATTGTGCCTTGGCGTTGGATGGTAAGGGCAAGCCTGTGGATAGTATCACCTCTAATCCGGGGCATTGTCTAGGAGTAGATATTTTATCAAAAGACAAGGCACACAATGTCGCCGAACGATTGCAAGCGCCGGATATGTTTAGTGGCTGGGGAATTCGCACCTTGAGTAGCTTATCTCCGGCGTATAATCCCATGGGCTATCACCTCGGATCAGTATGGCATCACGATAATGGGATGATTATTGCCGGATTGCGATCGCTAGGATTAGTGGATCAGGCGTTGGAAGTGGCTCAAGGTATTATCGACATGACCACCCAACAACCCTATTATCGTCCACCCGAACTCTTCTGTGGCTATGAACGCACCCCCAATAGCACACCCGTGCGATATCCTGTGGCGTGTTCGCCGCAAGCCTGGGCAACAGGAACGATTTTTCAACTCCTACAGGTGATGGTTAATTTAGTACCCGATACGCCCAGTAATTATCTGCGAATTATTCATCCCACCCTCCCTGAATCCGTCCAGTATTTGTCACTGCAAAACCTAAAAATTGGGCAAACTGTATTAGATTTAGAATTTGAGCGCTCTAGTGGAGCAACTGCCTGTCGAGTTATGCGGAAACGCGGCAATTTACGAGTTGTCATTGAAGCTTGA
- a CDS encoding glycosyltransferase family 4 protein encodes MRIAQIAPLWERLPPPAYGGTELVMSLLTDELVRRGHEVTLFASGDSETLAKLEPGCEKALRSLDVTHQEYAVYEQMQLSKVFERANEFDVIHAHVDYPALPYTNLTKTPVVHTVHGTFSPLVEQIFTKHRQQHFVSISNAQQRPELGLNYVATVYNAIAPERFKFYSQPKQPPYLAFVGRISPEKGPRLAIEIAKRSGCHLKIAGKVDPKDRAFFEAEVEPLIDGKQIEFWGEANHEKKNELMGGAVATLFPITWREPFGLVMIESMASGTPVIAMALGSAPEIIVHGKTGFLCDTIEECVDAIAKIPQLNRHACREHVETNFAVKRMVNGYEAVYNQVLAEWFARNGHLHVPTLLAS; translated from the coding sequence ATGCGGATTGCTCAAATCGCACCGTTGTGGGAGCGTTTACCTCCCCCAGCTTATGGTGGTACGGAATTAGTGATGAGTTTACTCACTGATGAACTTGTCCGTCGGGGTCATGAGGTAACCTTGTTTGCATCCGGTGATTCAGAGACACTGGCAAAACTGGAACCCGGATGTGAAAAAGCCCTGCGTTCTCTCGACGTAACCCATCAAGAATACGCCGTTTATGAACAAATGCAGTTGAGCAAAGTCTTTGAACGAGCCAATGAGTTTGATGTGATTCATGCTCATGTGGATTACCCAGCGCTTCCATACACGAACTTGACAAAAACGCCAGTTGTGCATACAGTTCATGGTACATTTTCGCCATTAGTTGAGCAGATTTTTACCAAGCATCGTCAGCAACATTTTGTCAGTATTTCCAATGCCCAGCAGCGCCCTGAGTTGGGACTGAATTATGTGGCAACGGTTTATAACGCGATCGCACCCGAACGCTTTAAATTTTACTCTCAGCCCAAACAGCCACCCTATCTGGCGTTTGTTGGGCGCATATCCCCGGAAAAAGGACCCAGGTTAGCGATTGAAATTGCCAAGCGTTCCGGATGCCATTTGAAAATAGCGGGTAAGGTTGATCCCAAAGATCGAGCCTTTTTTGAGGCGGAAGTGGAACCTTTAATTGATGGTAAACAAATTGAGTTTTGGGGTGAAGCCAATCACGAAAAGAAAAATGAATTGATGGGAGGTGCAGTGGCGACGCTATTCCCGATTACCTGGCGTGAACCCTTTGGACTGGTGATGATTGAATCTATGGCATCTGGCACTCCGGTGATTGCTATGGCGTTAGGATCAGCCCCAGAAATTATCGTTCACGGAAAGACAGGGTTCCTTTGTGATACAATTGAGGAGTGCGTGGATGCGATCGCGAAAATACCCCAACTGAATCGACACGCCTGTCGGGAACATGTTGAAACCAACTTCGCGGTGAAACGCATGGTTAATGGATATGAAGCCGTCTACAACCAAGTTTTAGCAGAATGGTTTGCTCGCAATGGTCATCTGCATGTCCCCACGCTTCTAGCCAGCTAA